GTGTTTCTGGGCTGTCTGAATGCTCCTTTGCATGAATCCACCCCAGACATCCACTGCATCTCAGCAAACGCTTTGCCGGGACttggttctgttttgttttcttagTTTTCCATGGGTTACGGAGGCCCCAGTGAATTTATGACTGCTTATAAGACGTCATGAAACATAAACTTGCACACTAGTTGGTAGATATATCACCAAGCTGGTGCTGACTTGGGCTCACAGTTTGCGACACGTTCGCTGACTGGCTGCAGCAAGGGTGCCACCTACTGGTGGAGGTTTGAAAGGAGCTATTGCCATTTGGCTCTTCTCTTCCAGGCTACCAGACAGGGCTGTGGCACTGGTAATGGGGAGAATGGGTCACTGGGGGGCACACATGGAGAGGGTGGGGGAGAGTTTTCGGGGAGAAACAGGGGCACCTCCAGGAGTGAGCCAGACTGAGTAATGGGAGGCAGGAAGTGAGGGCGCCTGTCTGGCCTCTGAGTCACCCCTTGGCCTGTTCCTAGGCCTGTCCCAAGGCCTGCCCCTAGGCCTGTCCCTAGGCCTACCCCCAGACCTGCTCCTAGGCCTGTCCCTAGGCCTGCCCCCAGACCTGCTCCTAGGCCTGTCCCTAGGCCTGCCCCCAGACCTGCTCCTAGGCCTGTCCCAAGGCCTGCCCCTTGGCCCACCTCTCTCCTGCCCAGCAGGGGACCCAGACGGGTCCAGCCCCGCTGGCTGTCACTGGTCACAGAAGGCCTCTCCCTGGCACGGTCTGTAATCTCCAGATCCTGGAGCCACAGACACAGTTCCGCTTCCTTTGGCCCTTCAGAGGGCAGCACCAGGCTGCCTGGTTGGTCCGACGTGTCGGGCCGTCTTCCAGTCGCTTCTGCCCTCCTTGTCCTTCTTCTTTTCCTCCACCCAGACTCTGCGGGTTGCCCGAGGGGGGAGATCACCCCGCTCCGCCTGCCCTTCCCCTCCCAGTGGAGCATAGAGGGAGGGGTGAGCTGGAAGGTGGTTGACTGAGCAGCGGGGCTGTTGTGTGCTGGCTGGCTGTCTGTCCTGGGGATGCCTGCCTGCATTAGCGGCCCTGCTCTTAGCACGTCCAGGTGAGGGAACCCACACCTTTGGGTCTCTGTGTTGGCATCTGCGGGCAGAACAGCTCTGGAGCGGCGGAATATGGACCTCAGGCGCTGATGAGGGGGCAGGCCGGTGGAGGTTCCCGTAAGACCCCTGATGCTCCGGAAGACAGGTGGGGGACAAAGGCCTTGGCTGAGCCTCTTCATGCCTGATACATCATTATCTCCAGCCTCACAGCCTTGGGCATCAACCCAACAGCCTCCTGTCCTCCCCCCGAGCCCAGTGCCCCACTCTGTGCTCTGCTCCTGCATCACTTTGGCTGGTCAGGCAGAGGGACAGGAGAGTGAACGTCCTCTTACTGCTGGTGGTCTCCACAGCTTAGTCTGTATCCAAAGCAGCATTAAAAatcagaggtgggtagttcaggtctagagagtaaaaatccagaccaagattttgttccaaccaaccagctgagtataaagagtcacagtcacagattattctactagttggttgaaacaaaatcttggtctgtgGAACTGAATTACTCACCTCTGCTCAATATTCAGTTTTTTATGTTTTctcatgaaaaaatatatataaggGAGCCTCTGACTAGGAATTAATATTAATGCACTCTTTCTCAGCCACTGAGATACATGCAGTAAAAGATATTAgtacaattattattttttaattcattatatTAATACTTATATACTGATAATCAGTTTGGTCAGCAGCCCAGCCTGCAtgaacacaaaaataaaatatctatcaaatcaaaatcaaaacaGAAACATATCAGATAAATATATTTGCTGAGCTGAGTTACTGGCTGTTGCTGGCATAAAATTGCTGGAGATTCTATTAATAAAACAGCAGAGGGGAAGCTTATGTTCATTTACCTTCACCCTGGTGAGCGTGTGGAGAAGGCAAGGTGAGCTCCCGTGTTTGTTTGTCTTCCTCTTCGTCGCCTGTGCGCTCCGTCATCCGCCCCTTTCAGTCTGCGGCCTCCATCTGTCGCCGCACCCCTTTGCTTGCCTTCATCCCTCTCTCTTTCATCCCATCCTCCTCTCTGACATAAAAGATGTTCGGTCCCTCTACCAGCTTTTCTATTTCCATCCCACCATCAATAATAAATACCTGTAGATGGACAGATGGGTTGAAAGAGTCCATGTTCTACTAgggtcatcatcatcatcatctttacAGTCACCGGAAagatcatcaccatcatcattatCACCGTTGTTATTGGAAAGAGCTTTTCTACACATAAAAACAATATACTGGCTTgtcttcatttttattgtttgcCTAGAACCTACATGTAATTCAACAAGTAGAGTATAACAGCTTCGACATTACGACAAACCGTAAATGAAAGTGCAAGACGCTATCAGCGTCGTACTTCGGATATTCATCGTACTGTACTACAGGTACTGATGTAGGTTGTTTTATGTGTAAACAAATCGTGAttgaaatataatatatatttaatatgcgGTTAGGAAACCGAGAAACGCTTTCCCTGCAATTCTGAAGTTGCCCTGAAGGGGCCGCTATAACATGTGCCTGTGATTTGCACATTGTGAGCGGAAGTACATCAAGGCGACCTGCGCGCGAGCGACGTGGGTAAGCATGGTAGGTATCGCGCTGTTTTAATATCACCTAGTTATTTTCTAAGGAAGAATGAACGGGAGGCGAATGGGTTCCGGCAAAAAGAGCTGTGTCGAGTTTCAGATCAGAAAATACTAATGAGAAAGATCAGTGTTATcgagaaaaaaatctgaatagAAATACATTTAGAAATCGACCATCACAGGTTTCTAACACATATATGAATCAGAGATTCACGAGAAACTAGTTGAAGAATAGGATTATATTAATGTGAAAATATAAAGTATGATAACTAGGCACGTCAGACCACGTGACGAAGGCTGCCAGTGTATTTGACGGACAGCTTGCGTACATATTTATAATCCTCCATGTTTCCTGAATTAAAAGTTGTAGCACATCTTGCACTTTCTTTTACAGTTGTGTTTATCAAATAGCGATTGTCATTACTCCCGGTGAATTTGCCGACATTTTATAGTGCTGCCATTGTCCATTGTGCCCTGGCGCATAATTGTGGCTTTGAAGTGAAGTGTAACGCGTTGCATCGTTAATCTTTTCGGTCCTGCATTGTCTTTTCCTAGATGGCCTGCAGACGGGTCGCCGGCGGATTTTGCTCCCGCTTGTCGAGACTTAGCAGCTTCCCCATCTCGGCTGCTCGCCGTGCATCAGCCGTCGCCCACCGCCCCGAGGCCGCGTCGCGGTTCTTGTCGCCCTCCCGCGTGCTGTCCCGGCCGCTGCCCCTCGCACCCTGTCGTACGGTGTCATTCAACGTGCAGGACGGCGAGGACTTCACAGAGAGGGTCATCAACAGCGATGTGCCTGTACTAGTTGACTTCCATGCTCAGTAGGTATCTGGCATCGCAGTCTGCGCTCGCGACATTTTAAATTTTCTGTCAATATTAGAAAAAACACATTGTGGTATAAAATACAAAAGCGTATCACTAGATCCTGagtacatattttaaataaaattgtttcTTGCGTCATCGGGATGTGGCCTGCAACATGCACTGGAgcagtttgcagctgagtgtgaggtGACAGAGATGACAGTCAGCACCCCTGAgagaaaagggtggattgccctctcctgATGAGGAATGAGTTACTGCCTCAAATGGGGGAGTTTAAGTGTCTCAgagtgagggaagaagggagcaggagatcgGCAGGTGAATCGGTACAGCATTGATTTACCTATCAGTTGATGTTTGTACCCTTGACTATGGTCATGAACTCTGGGTAGGGACTGAAAGAATCGCGTATAGAAGTAGCAGAGATGAGTTTCCTCctcagggtggctgggctcagccttagagatggggtgaggagctcggacattcaggaggggctcaaagtagagccgctgctcctccgcattgaaaggagccagttgaggtggttcggcatctatctaggatgcctcttGGACGGCTCCCTGAGGAGGTCAGCTGGcctgggattcccccagaggtgCTGGAGGTGGTGGCTGGTGAgatctgggcatccctgcttagatgGCTGCCCcctcgacccgacccgaccccagataagcggcagataatgatggatggatatgttctttttttcacaATATACTTTCCTTGCTGCAAGACAAAAACTGTATTTCATTTTAGACAGACACATTAAAGACACAATAGTAAAGTCATCTCTTAATCCCCCCCTCCATCCCTTATCACTCCCGTTTTCACCTCCATACATTTCATTCTTGCGTCTTTTAACAGGTGGTGTGGTCCCTGTAAAATCCTTGGTCCCCGGCTGGAGAAAGCAGTTGCCAAGCAGCAGGGACGTGTTGTCATGGCGAAGGTTGACATAGACGAGCACACAGACCTGGCCATCGAATATGGGGTGAGGGTGGGCGGGGCAAATAGCTGGTGCCATGTTATGATTTGGTACGACGATGTGGGAGATCCAGGCTTTGTCCCATTTGCCCCACCAAGTACACACTTAAACCCTAACACACAGCTTAGTGCAAGTATCCAAGTGTGTCCCAACCCTCAAATAAGCCAAGTGCAGCACCCTTAAAGTGCACTTTATCCACACTTTGGCAGATAATGTATGGAAGTGGCctttataaatatatagacCACAGTGCACTGCATCAGTGATGACTAATGTTTACGTCAAACACAAGGAAGCCGGTGTATCAGAGCACAAAATGCCTCCTGAAGTTTAAATTTAAGTGCACAAAGTTGTATAACGAATGTTATACAGCGAAGGACAACCCCAAATGCAACTAACACAAATGATAACATGGTTGTAGAATGATTCTTGTTCACCTCTCCAAATATCAAATGTGTCCCATTGTTTTCAAGGAACGTCCAGACACTTGAGATCTTTACATACACTTGCGGACTTTGCATCTTATGTCAACAAAGTGTGTATGGAGCTGGTACTTAAGTGGGCATATGGGGAAGAAGCCCCAGTTTCCATTCTGACGCTCAGTCTCCTCCCCCTCTAGGTGTCAGCAGTTCCTACTGTGATCGCCATGCGGGCCGGAAAGGTCCTTGACCAGTTTGTGGGGATCAAGGACGAAGACCAGCTGGACTCATTCGTTGGCAAGCTCGTTGGACTGTGAGCGGGTCACTTTCCATGCTGCTGCTGTTCCCCCTGTCACCACTCTGAAACTGAATCTTCAGTATGTACAGAGATGACATTCACGTGCTGAAATACTAACACGAACATGATAACATACATGCCACAACTAAACAACTCCTTAGCTGAAAGGGCATGGAGTTCAGTTGCATCCTTGTAGACTGGAGCGTTTAGggaaaaaattattttgttctGTGAAACTTTAAACTCTTAAAACTCTTCTGTGAATGATGCAAGAACTTGAGCTGGTGTCAGTGCTGTACTAGCAATCTGGAGGTAATATGACGCGAAGGCGATGACCCTGCTTAACTATGATTTGCAGTTACTTATTTTGACCACAGGGTGGCAGCCCCAGCTGATTAATACTCTGCCCGATAATGTGAGTTTTGCACGTGACGTTCAGGGTTTTTCTATCTCATGTCATTGTCTCTTGTTCGGGTCTGGACTTTGTATTATGTTGTATTATAATGAATTATTCAGCGAAGAATGAATTTTAATGAAGTTTCGGAATGGCTTAGAATCTAAAACCAAATAAATAGAAAGGAGTGTTTCATTGTTTCACCAACAACTACTTCCGTGGTTCATTTTTTTTAGTGGTCAGCTGTTTTTAATAAGAAATTCAAGCACCTGCTGATCAGTCGTGTCCGTGGTTCATTTTGATCCAACAATCAGATTTTTGCCCCTCATCGTGTTATAAACAGGAGTACATACAATCCTATGAACAGCGAAAAAACCCTTCAATAAAATTAAGTAGCAGGCCAAAGGTATCTGGGGTGGAGAGGATAATGAACCATCTGGCGAAGAACGGAGACGCCACAGTGACAAGGTCAAAGTTCAGGGAGATACTAGCTAGGAATGAAGGGAGTCACCTTCCTTGTGTGCGTAAAAAACAACAGGCGTGACCTACAGCAACTTTTGAGGGAAGCTGCAGGCTGACTTGTGGCCCTGTTCTGTTCAAAGGCATTTAACTGGATCCGCTCGTTAATTTCCACTATATGGCCAAAAAGCatgtggacaccagcttgtccGATATTTCGAAACCACGGGTATTAATATGAAGCTGGTCAGTGCGTTGGTGCTATAATAAGCTCTGTTCCGCTAGGAAGGCTTTCCGTTAGATACCGAAACATcgctggtgggatttgctgccctTTAGGTTGGGTCTAGATGTCGGCTGATCAGATCCCTTTCTGTGAGGTGTGGTTGACCACTTTGCGACTGAACTCACTCCCAGACGTTTTGACCTCCGGTCATGTCACTTGCGGTTGACCGGAGCAGAACTAACAGGGCAGAAATATGGTGAATTGATTTGTGGGAAATTGTGACGTCATAAGATGGTGCCAAGTGGAAGGTCACTGACCTCTTCTGTACAGCTGGCGCTTCTGCTGCTAATGTGTCCTGCTAGGAACTGCATGACCGTGTGCTTCATTAGACCTGTGTCAGCAATGGGTGTGTCTTAATTACCCAATTACTCTAATTAATAGGGGTGTCCTTATACTTTTGGCCATATTCTTTAGCTCCCCTCCACGCTGTTGGGTGCCTTTTAAAAATGGCCTGCTGAGGTGGCATTCTGAAAACCCCGGCAACTTCCTGTCCACGCATCCTTGTTCCACAAGAACTCCGCTGATAACTCAGCAGGCTCTAACACTCCTCCACCTTTATTTTCCCGCTAAACTCGCACACAAAGTCCAGGTATTATTCATATGACCTGTCGCCTTATCAGTGCAGAAGTCTGGGAGGACAGCGGCACACCTAAACATGCTTTAGATAAACGTCTTTCTTCCTGtctggtctgtttttttttttttttacctcaccATTCAACTCTTCTAGATCACTTCCACTGCTGATCAACCGCAATCACTACACCGGTTACACGCAGTTCCTTGGTGTACATGCTGCATCAAAAAACATTCCTCATAAATATTACGTTTTCAGTCGAGAGAAAGTATTACTTAAGTGCAGATAGCAGAAATGTGATTGGTTAGGCGCCTAGCACGTGCTTCTTTTGCAGCGAGGCTCGAGGTATCGCAACTCTGCATTGTTTTAGGTGTACAGCAGAAATATTTGGAATGACTGCGGTGCACCTTTTCTCTTTTCTTGCGTGCACGGGGGTGTTTCTGCTGTATCACCAGAGCCTCTATCTCCCTACCTTGCCGCCGTGTAACCCTACACCTCTTCCGCTGAAACAATAGACCACACCTCCCCTGAACTCTACCactctccttctccctctcgcttCTATGTTACCATATAAGGGAAAAAAGACACGGGAAGCCAGTGGTTTTTCAGCGAGAGGGAGAGAGCTGCAGAATTCCTCGCTCGTCTGTCTGTTTTTCCCTATGAATCAAACTTAACATTAACTGTGCGTCCGAACCACCAATTAGTGACTTAGGCAAATAACCAAGTACACACGCAATTCTGAATCCAGCAGCCGGGCTGCGTGGCGAGACTTCCACGATGCGGACCGTAACTGGATGGCAGCAGAGTATTTGTACGGGACACATGCTGAATTAACGCTGCTTTTTCCATCCTGTGACACTGAACGCACAAAAAAGAACGAAGTGGCGAAGTGAAATGCTCAGATTTATTTGTACGGAAGGAGACATTTTTACTTCTAAAGGAATAACGTCCATCCTTCCCCTCCCCCAATCTCAACATTCCTAAATTTTTGAGTCAACATGCGTCTTATCGCCCCTTCCTGTGTACCAATTACTAAAGTACAGGGTGGGAAGGCTAGACATGACACGGTGCTACGTCCTCAAATGTAGTATATCGATTAAGTCTATATACATGCATTTTCTCTGGCTGTATATATTGAGTAAAATGCCAGTACTGTTTGCAATAAATTAACGATGGACAAGGGAACAAAAAGGCCACGCCagttttacatgtgtattttcttgtattttttttagtgACAACATTTTGTATCCACATTAACAGACGCGATGAGTGATTGTGCATTACGTGCATTGCCTCTAACAATGTGTCTTTAGTGATCTCACATTCTTTTGATGTATGACATAATGATTTTATACTTCAGTATAGTAAGACACACATTGGTCCCGTACTAACAGGAAGGGAGACAGAATTTGATAGTATCCTTTTTTGGTAATGCCATTGTCTTAACCCCGGTGCAGTCTTTCAGAAATGATTGGACCTGTAGTCATATccttcatgttaaaacacacacacacacacacacacacacacacacacacaggtaaatGTATTAGTGGTTTTGCTCTTTTTTCCATCTACCTTTCCTTACATTCCATATAGCCAACGAAGAAAGTGACTTTCAGCCTGCTGGGTATTGCCTAATCAATCTGAAATGACATGACCTTTATCTACATACAGTTCACtattaaattgcatttaatgaCGCAAGAAAGTTATACACAGCTAGTATGAGCCACCTGCTGTATTGCTGAATAAATATACTGTAAACCACTCAGGCATTTAGATAAGTTTGTGTGAGCGTGCGTTGTGCGTGTCTTTGTGTTTGCGCATGTTAGGCTGTTTGTGTCGATTACGCTCCACCTGTTTTGTGTTTAATGGTGGAGGAAGGGACACAAAGCAGTATAGGCACCACCCCTTTGGGGGAAGGTGACAGGGGCAGAATGGAACAGGGCCCAGAATGGATAGCAAAAGGTATTAAGTTACCACTGCATTCTTTCTGTTACTATATTATGTACCATCTCCCCCTTTTCCACTACCGAAAGGCTTTGACTAAGCAATGTAATCCCAGGATTCATTGTAATTACCC
This genomic window from Paramormyrops kingsleyae isolate MSU_618 chromosome 22, PKINGS_0.4, whole genome shotgun sequence contains:
- the LOC111856326 gene encoding uncharacterized protein, which encodes MQEQSTEWGTGLGGRTGGCWVDAQGCEAGDNDVSGMKRLSQGLCPPPVFRSIRGLTGTSTGLPPHQRLRSIFRRSRAVLPADANTETQRCGFPHLDVLRAGPLMQAGIPRTDSQPAHNSPAAQSTTFQLTPPSMLHWEGKGRRSGVISPLGQPAESGWRKRRRTRRAEATGRRPDTSDQPGSLVLPSEGPKEAELCLWLQDLEITDRARERPSVTSDSQRGWTRLGPLLGRREVGQGAGLGTGLGAGLGAGLGTGLGAGLGAGLGTGLGAGLGVGLGTGLGAGLGTGLGTGQGVTQRPDRRPHFLPPITQSGSLLEVPLFLPENSPPPSPCVPPSDPFSPLPVPQPCLVAWKRRAKWQ
- the LOC111856327 gene encoding thioredoxin, mitochondrial-like isoform X2; translated protein: MACRRVAGGFCSRLSRLSSFPISAARRASAVAHRPEAASRFLSPSRVLSRPLPLAPCRTVSFNVQDGEDFTERVINSDVPVLVDFHAQWCGPCKILGPRLEKAVAKQQGRVVMAKVDIDEHTDLAIEYGVSAVPTVIAMRAGKVLDQFVGIKDEDQLDSFVGKLVGL
- the LOC111856327 gene encoding thioredoxin, mitochondrial-like isoform X1, coding for MMACRRVAGGFCSRLSRLSSFPISAARRASAVAHRPEAASRFLSPSRVLSRPLPLAPCRTVSFNVQDGEDFTERVINSDVPVLVDFHAQWCGPCKILGPRLEKAVAKQQGRVVMAKVDIDEHTDLAIEYGVSAVPTVIAMRAGKVLDQFVGIKDEDQLDSFVGKLVGL